The following coding sequences lie in one Halorarum halophilum genomic window:
- a CDS encoding GNAT family N-acetyltransferase produces the protein MDATRIEEVTTDEGWDCAVPILRELWSDVDEPFVRSWREEDDYRLFGRYEGGELVGVVGVSTQRVLHHARHAWIHDIVVTGSRRGEGHGAALLSFVESWARERDCEYVALANRLGNEGALDFYEAEGLEPWGYVVETEL, from the coding sequence ATGGACGCCACGCGAATCGAGGAGGTCACGACCGACGAGGGCTGGGATTGTGCGGTCCCAATCCTGCGAGAACTGTGGAGCGACGTCGACGAGCCGTTCGTCCGGTCCTGGCGGGAGGAGGACGACTACCGCCTGTTCGGTCGCTACGAAGGTGGGGAACTCGTCGGCGTCGTCGGCGTCTCGACCCAGCGCGTGCTCCACCACGCCCGCCACGCGTGGATCCACGACATCGTCGTCACGGGGTCGCGCCGGGGCGAGGGCCACGGCGCGGCGCTGTTGTCGTTCGTCGAGTCGTGGGCGCGCGAACGGGACTGCGAGTACGTCGCGCTCGCGAACAGGCTGGGGAACGAGGGGGCGCTCGACTTCTACGAGGCCGAGGGGCTGGAGCCGTGGGGCTACGTCGTCGAGACGGAGCTGTGA
- a CDS encoding methyltransferase domain-containing protein — MSDAAVLLVHADSDREYLRAPGEELQTDLGVLTVPEAPRPGETIETHLGETFAVRRLRGPDLFNHFERTGAPMMPRDIGLVIGHTGAQSGDRVLDAGTGTGVLSGYLGRLGAEVTTYERDAEFAEVARGNMALAGVADRVDVRTGDVLEDLEDLAGGEFDLLTLDTADAAAVVERAPDLLTNGGYCAVYAPFVEDARRAEEAARGAGLLGVETLETIQRELHVDDRGTRPSTAGVGHTGYLTFGRRG, encoded by the coding sequence GTGAGCGACGCCGCCGTCCTCCTCGTCCACGCGGACTCCGACAGGGAGTACCTCCGCGCGCCGGGCGAGGAGCTCCAGACCGACCTGGGCGTCCTGACCGTCCCCGAGGCTCCTCGACCCGGCGAGACCATCGAGACGCACCTCGGCGAGACGTTCGCGGTGCGGCGCCTCCGCGGGCCGGACCTGTTCAACCACTTCGAGCGCACGGGGGCGCCGATGATGCCGCGCGATATCGGCCTCGTAATCGGCCACACCGGCGCGCAGTCGGGCGACAGGGTACTCGACGCAGGGACTGGGACCGGCGTGCTCTCGGGGTATCTCGGCCGCCTCGGCGCGGAGGTGACCACCTACGAGCGGGACGCGGAGTTCGCCGAGGTAGCCCGCGGCAACATGGCGCTCGCCGGCGTCGCGGACCGCGTCGACGTCCGGACGGGCGACGTGCTCGAGGACCTCGAGGACCTAGCCGGGGGCGAGTTCGATCTGCTCACGCTCGATACCGCCGACGCCGCCGCAGTCGTCGAACGCGCGCCGGACCTGCTCACGAACGGCGGGTACTGTGCGGTGTACGCCCCGTTCGTCGAGGACGCGCGACGGGCGGAGGAGGCGGCGAGGGGGGCAGGGCTGCTCGGCGTGGAGACGCTCGAGACCATCCAGCGGGAGCTCCACGTCGACGACCGGGGGACGCGCCCGAGCACGGCCGGCGTCGGACACACGGGCTATCTCACTTTCGGGAGGCGAGGATAG
- the surE gene encoding 5'/3'-nucleotidase SurE, which translates to MSRSGEPRFLLTNDDGIESPGFRALYDALSSIGEVIAVAPADDRSSVGRSLSGHVTVEDHELGYAIDGTPADCTVVGLESLCPDVDMVLAGCNKGANLGAYVLGRSGTVSAAVEAAFFDVPAIAVSQYVPAGSGEAYREFEVTEDDYREVTRAARYLAEHAEEAGVFDTAEYLNVNAPWPDGSPAPMEVTRPSTLYEMTAERDGDAIVLRDGIWERMKEGSVPDPVGTDRRAVVEGRVSVSPLTAPHTTRHHDALDALAESYADEEGIDGNAG; encoded by the coding sequence GGTTCCGCGCGCTGTACGACGCCCTCTCGTCGATCGGCGAGGTGATCGCCGTGGCGCCAGCGGACGACCGCAGTTCGGTCGGCCGGTCGCTGTCCGGCCACGTCACCGTCGAGGACCACGAACTCGGCTACGCCATCGACGGCACCCCGGCGGACTGCACCGTCGTCGGCCTCGAGTCGCTCTGTCCGGACGTCGACATGGTGCTGGCCGGGTGTAACAAGGGCGCCAACCTCGGTGCGTACGTCCTCGGCCGCTCGGGCACAGTGTCGGCGGCCGTCGAGGCGGCGTTCTTCGACGTGCCGGCCATCGCGGTCTCGCAGTACGTCCCCGCCGGGTCGGGGGAGGCGTACAGGGAGTTCGAGGTGACCGAGGACGACTACCGCGAGGTCACCCGCGCCGCCCGCTACCTCGCCGAACACGCCGAGGAGGCCGGCGTGTTCGACACGGCCGAGTACCTGAACGTGAACGCGCCGTGGCCCGATGGGTCGCCGGCGCCGATGGAGGTCACCCGCCCCTCGACGCTGTACGAGATGACGGCCGAGCGCGACGGGGACGCCATCGTCCTCCGGGACGGCATCTGGGAACGGATGAAGGAGGGCTCCGTTCCGGACCCCGTCGGGACGGACCGGCGAGCGGTAGTTGAGGGCCGCGTCTCCGTCTCGCCGCTGACGGCGCCGCACACGACGAGACACCACGACGCGCTCGACGCGCTCGCGGAGTCGTACGCGGACGAGGAGGGCATCGACGGGAACGCCGGCTGA
- a CDS encoding acyl-CoA mutase large subunit family protein translates to MFDPDDLEEIRSEKRRWEEETLSPTLERFGEREEQFTTDTGGQEVKRLYTPDDVDDLDYDEDLGFPGEEPYTRGVYPTMHRGRLWTMRQYAGMGTAAETNERFNYLIDQGSSGLSMAFDLPTQMGYDSDADMAAGEVGKSGVAIDSLEDFERVFDGIPLDEVSTSMTINAPASVLLAMYVAVGDRQGVDRSGLRGTIQNDIMKEYVARNLYIYPPEESMRLITDIFEFCAAETPKFNTISISGYHIREAGSTAAQEIAFTLGNGIEYVQAAVDAGLDVDEFAPQLSFFFNAHNNVLEEVAKFRAARRMWAQIMEERFGAENPKSKQLKFHTQTAGSMLTAQQIENNVVRVGYQALAAVLGGTQSLHTNGKDEALSLPTEKSVRTALRTQQILAHESGAADTIDPLAGSYYVESLTDGIEEEAFEILEEVDRRGGMLEAVKNQWVQRQIQDTAFERQREIEEGERIIVGVNEYRVEDEEPQVDLEDVSEEEQGAQVDRVQELRESRDSEAAEAALAALREAARGEENVMPHIVDGVKAYATVGEICNVLREEFGEYQPGSV, encoded by the coding sequence ATGTTCGACCCCGACGATCTCGAGGAAATCCGCTCGGAGAAACGGCGGTGGGAGGAGGAGACGCTCTCGCCCACGCTGGAGCGGTTCGGGGAGCGCGAGGAGCAGTTCACGACGGACACCGGCGGGCAGGAGGTGAAGCGGCTGTACACGCCCGACGACGTGGACGACTTGGACTACGACGAGGACCTCGGCTTCCCCGGCGAGGAGCCGTACACCCGCGGCGTCTACCCGACGATGCACCGCGGCCGCCTGTGGACGATGCGCCAGTACGCCGGGATGGGTACCGCGGCGGAGACGAACGAGCGCTTCAACTACCTCATCGATCAGGGCTCCTCCGGGCTGTCGATGGCGTTCGACCTCCCGACCCAGATGGGCTACGACTCGGACGCGGACATGGCCGCCGGCGAGGTGGGCAAGTCGGGCGTCGCCATCGACTCGCTGGAGGACTTCGAGCGCGTCTTCGACGGCATCCCGCTCGACGAGGTGTCCACGTCGATGACCATCAACGCGCCCGCGTCCGTGCTGCTCGCGATGTACGTCGCCGTCGGCGACCGGCAGGGGGTGGACCGCTCGGGGCTGCGCGGCACCATCCAGAACGACATCATGAAGGAGTACGTCGCGCGGAATCTCTACATCTACCCGCCCGAGGAGTCGATGCGGCTCATCACCGACATCTTCGAGTTCTGCGCGGCCGAGACGCCGAAGTTCAACACCATCTCCATCTCCGGCTACCACATCCGGGAGGCCGGCTCCACGGCGGCCCAGGAGATCGCGTTCACCCTCGGCAACGGTATCGAGTACGTGCAGGCCGCCGTCGACGCGGGCCTCGACGTGGACGAGTTCGCCCCGCAGCTCTCGTTCTTCTTCAACGCCCACAACAACGTCCTGGAGGAGGTCGCGAAGTTCCGTGCCGCCCGGCGGATGTGGGCCCAGATCATGGAGGAGCGCTTCGGCGCCGAGAACCCCAAGTCGAAGCAGTTGAAGTTCCACACCCAGACCGCCGGCTCGATGCTCACCGCCCAGCAGATCGAGAACAACGTCGTCCGCGTCGGCTACCAGGCGCTCGCGGCGGTGCTCGGCGGCACCCAGAGCCTCCACACGAACGGGAAGGACGAGGCGCTCTCGCTCCCCACCGAGAAGTCCGTCCGGACCGCGCTGCGGACCCAGCAGATCCTCGCCCACGAGTCCGGCGCGGCGGACACCATCGACCCGCTGGCCGGGAGCTACTACGTCGAGAGCCTGACGGACGGGATCGAGGAGGAGGCGTTCGAGATCCTCGAGGAGGTGGACCGCCGCGGCGGGATGCTGGAGGCCGTGAAGAACCAGTGGGTCCAGCGCCAGATCCAGGACACCGCCTTCGAGCGCCAGCGCGAGATCGAGGAGGGCGAGCGGATCATCGTCGGGGTGAACGAGTACCGCGTCGAGGACGAGGAGCCGCAGGTCGACCTGGAAGACGTGTCAGAGGAGGAGCAGGGGGCGCAGGTCGACCGCGTGCAGGAACTCCGCGAGTCCCGGGACTCGGAGGCGGCCGAGGCGGCGCT
- a CDS encoding transcriptional regulator TbsP domain-containing protein: MPSRPLDATPSVAETLLAETRNPLFVSPPVRLARAVACSLRTGDGEARLLLTPDEASSLFGEFRAATAAAQAIDDGRLAVRTTDELTESLTLGHGAVWVHVRTDDHISSLSTTDDEATDAFREPFEERWDDAGTYAVDVPSRRVLLDTFGDRWPDAADTLSGAIEGAGALWADEAVDSVGLCTLVGARHELFSIELGEWARDIGFSSRTEVARAKERLTEAGIVETRRVPNGVGRPRQQLELADDEFASVPPEDLVPAARERITRGASPE, translated from the coding sequence ATGCCCTCGCGCCCGCTCGACGCGACGCCCTCCGTCGCCGAGACGCTGCTCGCTGAGACGCGCAATCCACTGTTCGTCTCCCCGCCGGTCCGGCTCGCCCGCGCCGTCGCCTGCTCGCTACGGACCGGGGACGGGGAGGCCAGACTCCTCCTCACCCCCGACGAGGCGTCGTCGCTGTTCGGCGAGTTCCGTGCGGCCACTGCGGCCGCGCAGGCGATCGACGACGGCCGGCTCGCGGTCCGGACCACGGACGAACTGACCGAGAGCCTGACGCTCGGCCACGGGGCGGTGTGGGTGCACGTCCGCACGGACGACCACATCAGCTCCCTCTCCACCACGGACGACGAGGCGACCGACGCGTTTCGTGAACCGTTCGAGGAGAGGTGGGACGACGCGGGGACGTACGCGGTGGACGTCCCCAGCAGACGGGTCCTGCTCGACACCTTCGGCGACCGATGGCCCGACGCGGCGGACACACTCTCCGGGGCAATCGAGGGCGCGGGCGCCCTGTGGGCCGACGAAGCCGTCGACTCGGTCGGCCTCTGCACCCTCGTGGGTGCCCGCCACGAACTGTTCTCCATCGAGCTCGGCGAGTGGGCCCGCGACATCGGCTTCTCCAGCCGCACGGAGGTCGCCCGCGCGAAGGAGCGGCTGACGGAGGCCGGAATCGTGGAGACGCGGCGCGTCCCGAACGGCGTCGGCCGCCCGCGCCAGCAGCTCGAACTGGCGGACGACGAGTTCGCGTCGGTGCCGCCCGAGGATCTCGTTCCGGCAGCCCGCGAACGGATCACTCGCGGTGCGTCTCCCGAATGA
- a CDS encoding CopD family protein — MPTALTAAYILHTLFAGVWVGAVLLATWKVVPLAKGGDLGPDALRSIESGLTTLTRLAAVVFVATGGHMAATVYGSEGLFGTGRGHLVLTMLTLWFVMTALVEVGGRRMRSALDVGKVRTAARDADAFLKAASVAGLVLLVIGGYLAGPAV; from the coding sequence ATGCCCACGGCACTCACCGCGGCCTACATCCTGCACACGCTGTTCGCCGGCGTCTGGGTCGGCGCCGTCCTGCTCGCGACGTGGAAGGTCGTCCCGCTGGCGAAGGGTGGCGACCTCGGCCCCGACGCGCTCCGGTCGATCGAGTCCGGCCTGACGACGCTCACGCGACTCGCCGCGGTCGTCTTCGTCGCCACCGGCGGTCATATGGCCGCGACCGTCTACGGGAGCGAGGGGCTGTTCGGAACCGGCCGGGGGCACCTCGTCCTCACCATGCTGACGCTCTGGTTCGTGATGACCGCGCTCGTCGAGGTCGGCGGGCGGCGGATGCGGTCGGCGCTCGACGTGGGCAAGGTCCGGACCGCCGCCCGCGACGCGGACGCGTTCCTGAAGGCGGCCAGCGTGGCCGGCCTCGTCCTGCTGGTCATCGGCGGCTACCTCGCCGGGCCGGCGGTGTGA
- a CDS encoding DUF5803 family protein, which produces MSRRRVLALLALVGMLLLSGCLGFFGDDSVPADRLDEQPAGDSYAWNESVDVHVTVTKDSSFQAVYRMNDTEIELYRNDGLGGQNPLDVRAVRYRYPNGTVINGTTLAERGSVQETRDEVTIRTPVDGGKLAVTASSTPKRFSLPTYVDGSYEVVLPPGRRASAPIFGRISPGPTTTSIDDNDRVHISWENVTSDAVLVQFYLQRDLGLFGGLVAVFGVVAIVGLAYFRRQIRELRETREEMGLDVDVDDDSGRDPPPGMG; this is translated from the coding sequence ATGAGCCGCCGCCGGGTCCTCGCGCTCCTCGCTCTCGTCGGGATGCTCCTCCTCTCCGGCTGTCTCGGCTTCTTCGGCGACGACTCCGTTCCGGCCGACCGGCTGGACGAACAGCCGGCCGGCGACAGCTACGCGTGGAACGAGAGCGTCGACGTCCACGTGACCGTCACGAAGGACTCGTCGTTCCAGGCCGTCTACCGGATGAACGACACCGAGATCGAGCTGTACCGGAACGACGGCCTCGGCGGCCAGAACCCGCTCGACGTCCGCGCGGTCAGGTACCGCTACCCGAACGGGACGGTCATCAACGGCACGACGCTGGCCGAACGCGGGAGCGTCCAGGAGACCCGCGACGAGGTGACGATCCGGACCCCGGTCGATGGTGGAAAGCTCGCGGTCACGGCGAGCAGCACGCCGAAGCGCTTCTCGCTCCCGACGTACGTCGACGGCTCCTACGAGGTCGTCCTCCCACCGGGGCGCCGCGCGTCCGCACCGATCTTCGGTCGCATCTCGCCGGGCCCGACGACGACGAGCATCGACGACAACGACCGCGTGCACATATCCTGGGAGAACGTCACCTCCGACGCCGTCCTCGTGCAGTTCTACCTCCAGCGCGACCTCGGCCTGTTCGGGGGGCTGGTGGCCGTGTTCGGCGTCGTCGCCATCGTCGGGCTGGCGTACTTCCGGCGGCAGATCCGCGAACTGCGCGAGACCCGCGAGGAGATGGGCCTCGACGTGGACGTCGACGACGACTCCGGACGCGATCCGCCGCCGGGCATGGGGTAA
- a CDS encoding nascent polypeptide-associated complex protein codes for MFGGGGMNPRKMEQMMKQMGIDVTELDAEEVIIRTADEELVFTDAQVTRMDAQGQQTYQVVGDPDSSERGGSDDGPAIEGEDDASGEGAAPEIPADDVEIVAQRAGVSSDAAREALEAEDGDLAAAISRLE; via the coding sequence ATGTTCGGAGGCGGCGGCATGAATCCGCGGAAGATGGAACAGATGATGAAACAGATGGGCATCGACGTGACCGAGCTCGACGCAGAGGAGGTCATCATCCGAACGGCCGACGAGGAGCTCGTGTTCACCGACGCGCAGGTCACGCGCATGGACGCCCAGGGCCAGCAGACGTACCAGGTCGTCGGCGACCCCGACTCCAGCGAGCGAGGCGGGAGCGACGACGGCCCGGCGATCGAGGGTGAAGACGACGCGTCCGGCGAGGGCGCGGCCCCGGAGATCCCCGCGGACGACGTGGAGATCGTCGCACAGCGCGCCGGCGTCAGCTCCGACGCCGCCCGCGAGGCGCTCGAAGCGGAGGACGGCGACCTCGCTGCTGCCATCTCGCGACTCGAGTGA
- a CDS encoding DUF2110 family protein: protein MVVIATKCYVSGEARDRALDGMRSLVANDLGELDVEYEVGVRRDDFVSVTVEGPDATVARNVLREQWGEITDHFEDGGTYYGTLEGWDDDGFTLDAGREFRVPREGLGLGTGSPSQIRDRFGLVQHLTLRFVYHEDGANELAEAEQDRLYDWTRGNGRVNVNSATRGEVRATVNRAGHAQDIVTVERLGLLEQSIVCTEGTDPPGLLASIGGYLPAELKAVIP from the coding sequence ATGGTCGTCATCGCGACGAAGTGCTACGTGTCCGGCGAGGCCCGCGATCGGGCGCTGGACGGGATGAGATCGCTCGTCGCCAACGACCTGGGGGAGCTCGACGTCGAGTACGAGGTCGGGGTCCGCCGCGACGACTTCGTCTCCGTGACCGTCGAGGGCCCCGACGCGACGGTCGCCCGGAACGTCCTCCGGGAGCAGTGGGGGGAGATCACCGACCACTTCGAGGACGGCGGGACGTACTACGGCACCCTCGAGGGGTGGGACGACGACGGCTTCACGCTCGACGCCGGTCGAGAGTTCCGCGTCCCCCGGGAGGGGCTGGGGCTTGGAACCGGGTCGCCCTCGCAGATCCGCGACCGCTTCGGGCTGGTCCAGCACCTCACCCTCCGGTTCGTCTACCACGAGGACGGCGCGAACGAACTGGCCGAGGCCGAGCAGGACCGACTGTACGACTGGACCCGGGGGAACGGCCGCGTCAACGTGAACAGCGCGACCCGCGGCGAGGTGCGCGCGACGGTGAACCGCGCGGGGCACGCCCAGGACATCGTCACGGTCGAGCGGCTGGGCCTCCTCGAACAGAGCATCGTCTGCACCGAGGGGACCGACCCGCCGGGGCTGCTCGCGTCCATCGGCGGGTATCTCCCCGCGGAGTTGAAAGCCGTCATCCCATGA
- a CDS encoding O-methyltransferase yields the protein MVLSDDVTRFVRATGPEHTDVQERMDEFASEHHFPNIGPDAGAVLCMVARMTDAEAVFEFGSGFGYSASWFLRGGADRVVLTEFDADELERGEEFLSEAGLADRCSFEHCDAMDAIDRYDGPFDAVLIDHEKERYADAFEAVAPKLAEGGVVIADNVMYGPIDFDAVLAHLEGEDGAIDADDEESRGIAEYLDTVCNADGFETVVLPVGSGLAVTTKVD from the coding sequence ATGGTCCTCTCCGACGACGTTACGAGGTTCGTTCGCGCCACCGGCCCCGAACACACCGACGTGCAGGAGCGCATGGACGAGTTCGCCAGCGAGCACCACTTCCCGAACATCGGCCCGGACGCGGGTGCCGTCCTGTGCATGGTCGCCCGCATGACCGACGCGGAGGCGGTGTTCGAGTTCGGTTCGGGGTTCGGCTACTCGGCCTCGTGGTTCCTCCGCGGCGGCGCCGACCGCGTCGTCCTGACCGAGTTCGACGCGGACGAACTCGAACGGGGGGAGGAGTTCCTGTCGGAAGCCGGCCTCGCCGACCGCTGTTCGTTCGAGCACTGCGACGCGATGGACGCCATCGACCGTTACGACGGCCCGTTCGACGCCGTGCTGATCGACCACGAGAAGGAGCGCTACGCGGACGCCTTCGAGGCGGTCGCGCCGAAACTCGCGGAGGGGGGCGTGGTGATCGCGGACAACGTCATGTACGGGCCCATCGACTTCGACGCTGTACTCGCACACCTCGAGGGGGAGGACGGCGCGATCGATGCGGACGACGAGGAGTCCCGTGGAATCGCGGAGTACCTCGACACCGTCTGCAACGCGGACGGGTTCGAGACGGTCGTGCTGCCGGTCGGCTCGGGACTCGCGGTCACGACGAAGGTCGACTGA
- a CDS encoding creatininase family protein, translated as MQLAERTWPELGDYVAEESVAMVPFGSTEQHGPHLPLATDALIAEALAREAADRTGFVCTPPVRITVSGHHRQFHGTMWVEPDVFRDYVESLTRNLTYHGVDRVVFVNAHGGNVPHLREVGGRLRRDRTAYAIEWMWDESIPRLVREVFAHNGPHGGPKETAMIQHIAPELVREGELESARDGGVLELTAEETRQFGARTYYDCADNSANGVFGDQTDATAEVGAELFEAASDQLVRLLEWLDDREFDELIPEPHVDPQPGSRRS; from the coding sequence ATGCAACTGGCCGAACGGACGTGGCCCGAACTCGGGGACTACGTCGCGGAGGAGTCGGTGGCGATGGTACCCTTCGGGTCGACCGAGCAGCACGGCCCCCACCTGCCGCTGGCGACCGACGCGCTCATCGCCGAGGCGCTGGCGCGCGAGGCGGCGGACCGGACCGGGTTCGTCTGCACCCCGCCGGTGCGGATCACTGTCTCCGGGCACCACCGGCAGTTCCACGGGACGATGTGGGTCGAACCCGACGTCTTCCGCGACTACGTGGAGAGCCTCACGCGCAACCTCACGTACCACGGCGTCGACCGCGTCGTGTTCGTGAACGCCCACGGCGGCAACGTTCCCCACCTCCGCGAGGTCGGCGGGCGCCTCAGGCGGGACCGGACGGCCTACGCGATCGAGTGGATGTGGGACGAGTCAATCCCCCGGCTCGTTCGCGAAGTGTTCGCGCACAACGGCCCCCACGGCGGCCCGAAGGAGACGGCGATGATCCAGCACATCGCGCCGGAGCTGGTCCGCGAGGGGGAACTCGAGTCGGCCCGGGACGGCGGGGTGCTCGAACTCACGGCGGAGGAGACCCGGCAGTTCGGCGCGCGGACGTACTACGACTGCGCTGACAACTCGGCGAACGGCGTCTTCGGCGACCAGACGGACGCGACGGCGGAGGTCGGCGCGGAGCTGTTCGAGGCGGCGAGCGACCAGCTGGTGCGCCTGCTGGAGTGGCTCGACGACCGAGAGTTCGACGAGCTCATTCCGGAACCGCACGTCGACCCCCAGCCGGGAAGCCGGCGCTCGTGA
- a CDS encoding transcription factor, producing MAFEELLEDPVIQKYLHELVGPTGMPVAAAPPDGEVTDEELAEELGLELNDVRRALFILYENDLASYRRVRDEDSGWLTYLWTFEYDNVPENLEEEMYRLLEGLEQRQSYEDDHQFYLCEVDSIRFEFEEAMEFGFECPECGSPLESMENSRLVEAMEWRIDQLRDELNVDHDDTEAGA from the coding sequence ATGGCTTTTGAGGAACTCCTGGAGGACCCGGTCATCCAGAAGTACCTCCACGAACTCGTCGGCCCCACGGGCATGCCCGTCGCGGCGGCGCCGCCGGACGGGGAGGTAACCGACGAGGAACTCGCGGAGGAGCTGGGACTGGAGCTGAACGACGTGCGCCGGGCGCTGTTCATCCTGTACGAGAACGACCTCGCCTCCTACCGGCGGGTCCGCGACGAGGACTCCGGGTGGCTGACCTACCTCTGGACGTTCGAGTACGACAACGTCCCGGAGAACCTCGAGGAGGAGATGTACCGGCTGCTCGAGGGGCTCGAGCAGCGGCAGTCCTACGAGGACGACCACCAGTTCTACCTCTGTGAGGTGGACTCCATCCGCTTCGAGTTCGAGGAGGCGATGGAGTTCGGCTTCGAGTGCCCCGAGTGCGGGTCGCCCCTCGAGTCGATGGAGAACAGCCGGCTCGTCGAGGCGATGGAGTGGCGCATCGACCAGCTCCGCGACGAACTGAACGTCGACCACGACGACACCGAGGCCGGCGCGTAA
- a CDS encoding competence/damage-inducible protein A — protein sequence MKAAIVTVGDELLTGDTADSNATWLAGRLDERGVAVERITTVPDRVADIARVVNEFRAEYDAVIVTGGIGPTHDDVTMEGVAAAFGRRLTRNEEALDWLLEHGGYAAGDLTDGTTKLPEGARPLNNEVGVAPGCVLESVYVFPGVPAEMEAMFEGVASEFSGRVTYTATVEAAEPESTLIDRLAAVREEFEVSVGSYPGEHVRVKLTAGDEGEAERAAAWLRERVEPAE from the coding sequence ATGAAGGCAGCCATCGTCACCGTGGGGGACGAACTGCTCACGGGCGACACCGCCGACTCGAACGCGACGTGGCTCGCGGGTCGCCTCGACGAGCGCGGCGTCGCGGTCGAGCGCATCACGACGGTGCCCGACCGGGTCGCCGACATCGCGCGCGTGGTCAACGAGTTCCGGGCGGAGTACGACGCGGTCATCGTCACCGGCGGCATCGGGCCCACCCACGACGACGTCACGATGGAGGGTGTCGCCGCCGCGTTCGGCCGCCGGCTGACGCGGAACGAGGAGGCGCTCGACTGGCTGCTTGAACACGGCGGCTACGCGGCCGGCGACCTGACCGACGGGACGACGAAGTTGCCCGAGGGGGCGCGACCGCTCAACAACGAGGTGGGCGTCGCCCCGGGGTGCGTCCTGGAGTCGGTGTACGTGTTCCCCGGCGTCCCGGCCGAGATGGAGGCGATGTTCGAGGGCGTCGCGTCCGAGTTCTCGGGTCGGGTGACCTACACGGCGACGGTCGAGGCGGCCGAACCCGAGTCGACGCTGATCGACCGGCTGGCGGCGGTCCGCGAGGAGTTCGAGGTGTCGGTCGGCTCGTACCCCGGCGAGCACGTCCGGGTGAAGCTGACGGCAGGCGACGAGGGCGAGGCCGAACGGGCGGCCGCGTGGCTTCGCGAGCGCGTGGAACCCGCAGAGTAG